In Parus major isolate Abel chromosome 3, Parus_major1.1, whole genome shotgun sequence, the following are encoded in one genomic region:
- the LOC117244175 gene encoding collagen alpha-1(I) chain-like, with product MGNVRSCTGAGACTETRTGRAGGSGVAPARSCPVPVYMTCRRMAEERGFRHPCQSRAPSSLQIGSKGRSPLAPTPLGLGGLGGAPAAPGRALAAFVPPAGPRRSPCQAAHGGEAGRPRPSRSEPLSRGPGGAVPGRGQCPGRTGSRGPLGTPGPGGGSAGGAATPAVSASPPRARLRSSRVTRSPPRWSIRTHFQSHGS from the coding sequence ATGGGAAATGTCCGCTCCTGTACAGGCGCGGGTGCCTGTACCGAGACGCGTACCGGGAGGGCGGGGGGCAGCGGCGTAGCTCCCGCCCGCTCCTGCCCCGTCCCCGTGTACATGACCTGCCGCAGGATGGCCGAGGAAAGGGGCTTTCGTCACCCCTGTCAGAGCCGCGCCCCCAGTTCCCTCCAAATTGGTTCTAAAGGTCGCTCCCCGCTCGCCCCCACGCCCCTCGGCCTCGGCGGCCTCGGCGGAGCCCCGGCAGCACCGGGCCGGGCTCTCGCTGCCTTTGTGCCGCCCGCGGGGCCGCGCAGGAGCCCGTGTCAGGCAGCGCACGGGGGTGAGGCAGGGCGCCCCCGGCCCTCTCGCTCTGAGCCGCTCTCCCGGGGCCCCGGCGGGGCAGTGCCCGGGCGCGGACAGTGCCCCGGCCGCACGGGCAGTCGCGGCCCCCTCGGCACCCCCGGCCCCGGTGGCGGCTCCGCCGGCGGAGCGGCGACCCCGGCAGTCAGTGCCTCTCCTCCCCGCGCCCGGCTCCGCAGCTCCCGAGTGACGCGCAGCCCGCCGCGCTGGTCCATCCGCACACATTTCCAATCTCATGGCTCATAA